Proteins co-encoded in one Bremerella sp. TYQ1 genomic window:
- a CDS encoding BatA domain-containing protein — protein MFPVFVASGFAIAGALMMAGPALIHLMNRNRYRTIHWAAMDFLLEAMQSNRRLLRIRDLLLMALRALALLLFGLALARPYFSSADSALPSSSKPPHAILVIDNSMSASLESISGSALEASREQAKQFLEKLPAASQISILPLSGIQSQRVTDPFTSRTDAADAIDKITPTDASGELAHALNQARRLAEQTPSHAPYVVVFGDQQAVQWQRLSRTSPPEEEMPVILVGSDSAAPANAWIEEFGIPDGLAEIGMPTRLVARVRYDGTEPRSNVAVSLQVRDNEVETKFVDFPEGDSTKSLVFEYVFDAMDVDPTRTSSIPLTVSLTGDALPADDARSLVVPLVASTPVVFIDQWSDTEESPALGRLGDSWILRQLLCPQTNSDREEQHLIRPIHLSQREAEGETLRIALREARLAIVAGVESPSPEMVSILRSYVEQGGQLAIAAGGNFDPQAWNDVAWQNGKGILPKPLQPASVGQSLNEFSDDLQPFRISAKGLLDHSYFRLAGLDESQLIDLYTDALFFKTVVPAEEDAVQPGTSNLLPPAEDNWLSWTPPVSSSTSAISEDNEAANVPATTIAQFDNGIPFVVERNIGSGRIVFFSSGINSQWSTLPSTNAVLIFDRVLRNQLASTFQRYNFSVGETALLPLPRGIGDSAVQLESPGSGVVSTLSPRFLSEETRGVLIESLDSAGVYWLTDRSSSDATDNASRFRIPVSGSPVSWESQLARLDQEQFEALGLPPQYRWQDETQVVSGSGLPTSGHAWWQWLIILVIALLLIEMTIAAMPSWLAWIVNRQSGSDTNPATS, from the coding sequence ATGTTTCCCGTTTTTGTAGCTTCTGGATTTGCCATTGCTGGCGCCCTTATGATGGCCGGGCCTGCGCTGATTCACCTGATGAATCGGAACCGCTACCGTACCATCCACTGGGCAGCGATGGACTTCTTGCTCGAAGCGATGCAGTCTAACCGCCGTCTGTTGCGGATTCGTGATCTGCTCTTAATGGCCCTCCGGGCACTCGCACTGTTGTTGTTTGGTTTAGCACTGGCTCGCCCTTATTTTTCCTCCGCCGATTCCGCATTGCCCAGCAGTTCCAAGCCGCCTCATGCGATCCTTGTGATCGACAACAGCATGAGTGCGTCGCTTGAGTCGATTTCAGGTTCCGCGCTCGAAGCCTCACGAGAACAGGCCAAGCAGTTCCTAGAAAAACTTCCGGCTGCCAGCCAGATTTCGATTCTTCCGCTCTCTGGTATCCAGTCGCAACGAGTTACGGATCCCTTCACCTCACGAACAGATGCAGCGGACGCCATTGACAAGATTACCCCGACCGACGCATCAGGTGAGCTGGCCCACGCATTGAATCAAGCTAGACGACTCGCAGAACAAACACCGTCTCACGCACCCTATGTCGTGGTGTTTGGAGATCAACAAGCCGTTCAGTGGCAACGACTTTCAAGGACTAGCCCACCGGAAGAGGAAATGCCGGTCATTTTGGTCGGCTCCGATTCAGCGGCTCCCGCCAATGCGTGGATTGAAGAATTCGGCATTCCGGACGGGCTGGCCGAAATTGGCATGCCCACCAGATTGGTCGCACGCGTTCGTTACGATGGCACCGAGCCTCGCTCCAACGTAGCCGTTTCTCTTCAAGTTCGCGACAACGAAGTTGAGACCAAGTTCGTGGACTTTCCAGAAGGTGACTCGACCAAATCGCTTGTGTTTGAATATGTCTTCGACGCGATGGATGTCGACCCGACGCGTACCTCTTCAATCCCCCTCACCGTTTCGCTGACAGGAGATGCATTACCGGCGGATGACGCACGATCGTTAGTGGTTCCGCTGGTTGCCTCGACACCGGTCGTTTTCATCGATCAATGGAGCGACACGGAAGAGTCTCCCGCATTGGGCCGGCTTGGCGATAGCTGGATCCTCAGGCAACTGCTGTGCCCTCAAACCAATTCCGATCGCGAAGAACAGCACTTGATTCGCCCCATTCACTTGTCGCAACGTGAAGCCGAGGGGGAAACTTTGCGAATTGCACTGCGAGAAGCTCGCTTGGCAATCGTTGCGGGCGTTGAATCACCTTCGCCAGAGATGGTCTCGATCCTTCGATCGTATGTCGAACAAGGTGGACAACTCGCCATCGCAGCCGGAGGCAACTTCGATCCTCAGGCATGGAACGACGTGGCTTGGCAAAACGGCAAGGGTATTTTGCCGAAGCCTCTTCAGCCAGCTTCGGTGGGCCAAAGTTTGAATGAGTTTTCCGACGACCTGCAGCCATTTAGGATCTCAGCTAAAGGGCTGCTCGATCACTCCTACTTTCGCCTGGCCGGTCTCGATGAGTCGCAGTTGATCGATCTCTACACCGATGCGTTGTTCTTCAAGACGGTTGTTCCCGCTGAGGAAGATGCTGTCCAGCCTGGTACGTCCAACCTGCTACCTCCCGCTGAAGACAATTGGCTTTCCTGGACACCCCCTGTTTCCAGTTCGACAAGCGCCATTTCCGAAGACAATGAAGCGGCCAATGTGCCAGCCACGACGATCGCCCAATTCGATAATGGGATCCCGTTTGTCGTTGAACGAAACATCGGCTCTGGTCGAATCGTCTTCTTTAGTTCCGGGATCAACTCGCAGTGGTCTACGCTTCCCAGCACCAATGCGGTTCTCATTTTCGACCGAGTACTTCGCAATCAACTCGCATCGACTTTCCAGCGATACAACTTCTCGGTCGGCGAAACGGCGTTGCTCCCATTGCCTCGTGGAATCGGCGACTCTGCCGTTCAGCTTGAATCGCCTGGTAGCGGCGTTGTCAGTACACTTTCGCCACGTTTCCTCAGCGAAGAGACTCGTGGCGTTTTGATTGAGAGTCTCGACTCGGCAGGCGTCTATTGGTTGACGGATCGAAGTTCATCCGATGCCACCGACAACGCAAGCCGGTTTCGCATTCCTGTCAGCGGTTCTCCGGTTAGCTGGGAATCGCAGTTGGCTCGGTTAGACCAAGAACAGTTTGAAGCTTTAGGCCTGCCTCCCCAATATCGCTGGCAAGATGAAACACAAGTCGTGAGCGGTAGCGGACTGCCAACGAGCGGACATGCGTGGTGGCAATGGTTGATCATTCTCGTGATCGCTCTACTGCTTATCGAAATGACGATAGCGGCAATGCCCTCATGGTTAGCTTGGATCGTCAATCGGCAGTCCGGGTCAGATACGAATCCTGCAACTTCCTAG